GTGCGGCCATCTCAGCATCCATCCATGTGATTTCTTCAATTTCTGCCGGCAATAAGATTTCTTGTTTTCCACCGATTATTCGGCCAATAAAAGTAAAGAAAATGACATGATGCCCTCTTTCTTCAAAAAATGCTTCGCTTACACTAATGATGCCATTAACGGAAACTTCTAACCCCGTTTCTTCTTTAACTTCTCGAATTGCAGCTTGCTCAAGGGTTTCACCATTCTCAACTGCGCCACCAGGTAATGTATAGTAGGAGGAAGGACGTTTTCCTTTATTTTTCACCATTAATATCTTGTTATTTTTATCATCGTATAAAAATACATAAGCTACATCTACTCTTTTCATTTGATGTCTCCCCCTTTAAACTAGTTTATTTCATAAAACAAATATAGTAAGTATTACAATATTTTAACATAGGAATTCTAATGTTCAGAACAATTTAAAAGCGAATACTATGCATTTTTATACGATTCATGGTAAACTTATCATTATTTTAATTTTCAAAAAACAAATGTTAAAAAGATGGAATCCATTCCAGTAAAAAGAGGTGCATAGAATGACGGTAAAAACAGAAATCATACAAGATCGTGATCATAACGCGGCACTGCGCCGTGATGTAAAGTTCCTTGGTAACATGCTGGGTGATGTACTCGTTCACCAGGGCGGACAGCCGCTGTTAGATAAGGTCGAAAAAATCCGGGAGATGACAAAATCGCTTCGCAGCCATGCGGATGATTCTATATATTCCGATTTAAAAAGGGAAATAAGAACGCTTGAACCTCCGCTTAGAAAGCAGGTTATCAGAGCCTTTGCAGTCTACTTTCATTTAGTCAATATCGCAGAACAGAACCACCGAATCAGACGAAAACGCGATTATCAATTTCAGGAAGAGTCTGTGAAACAGCCAGGTTCATTGGAAAATGCCGTTGCTTCTTTAAAAGAAAATGGTATTGCTGCTGACGTTATTCAGAATCTGCTCAAGACCCTTTCGCTGGAGCTGATTATCACAGCGCATCCAACAGAGGCGACAAGACGAAGTGTCCTAGAAATTCATAAACGGATAGCCGTGCTGCTTAATAGTCTGGATCAGCCGATTCATACAAAGCGTGAACGT
The window above is part of the Metabacillus dongyingensis genome. Proteins encoded here:
- a CDS encoding NUDIX hydrolase; translated protein: MKRVDVAYVFLYDDKNNKILMVKNKGKRPSSYYTLPGGAVENGETLEQAAIREVKEETGLEVSVNGIISVSEAFFEERGHHVIFFTFIGRIIGGKQEILLPAEIEEITWMDAEMAAQYLHLSGGQLELSNVIPYILKRK